Proteins encoded together in one Falco peregrinus isolate bFalPer1 chromosome 2, bFalPer1.pri, whole genome shotgun sequence window:
- the ABCB9 gene encoding ABC-type oligopeptide transporter ABCB9 isoform X2 produces the protein MRAWKAVASTLALSGADVVVTTLLYTHGRGGRDVLQDLRHFNIFNSLLDIWGGCLYRSCVLLGAAIGVATNTAYGPRRLRASRTFIAVVCLLMGIYMMVKLLLYSEVRRTIRDPWFWGLFAWTYVALAATFGLWQLLACVTSSREALGPSSESRAEVEESCDGGTPRDKREEAAGPTIHKLLSYTKPDAIFLGIASFFLLVAALGETFLPYYTGLAIDGIVVQKSMDRFSTAVLVMSLLAIGSSFAAGIRGGVFTLIFARLNIRLRNCLFRSLVAQEMSFFDENRTGDVISRLTSDTTIVSDLVSQNINIFLRNVVKATGVIFFMFSLSWKLSLVTFMGFPIIMLVSDVYGKYYKKLSKDVQNALAKANNTAEETISAMKTVRSFANEEAEANVYWQKLQQVYKLNKREAMAYTYYVWSSGLTLLVVQVSILYYGGHLVISGQMTSGNLISFIIYEFVLGDCMESVGSVYSGLMQGVGAAEKVFEFIDRKPTMVNDGTLAPDHVDGKVEFRNVTFSYRTRSATQVLQNVSFTLHPGKVTALVGPSGSGKSSCVNILENFYPLQDGQVLLDGRPINISPW, from the exons ATGCGTGCCTGGAAGGCAGTAGCCAGCACGCTGGCACTCAGCGGGGCTGATGTGGTGGTCACCACACTGCTCTACACCCATGGCCGGGGTGGCCGGGATGTCCTGCAGGACCTGCGGCACTTCAACATCTTCAACTCACTGCTGGACATCTGGGGGGGCTGCCTGTACCGCAGCTGTGTTCTGCTGGGGGCCGCCATCGGGGTGGCCACCAACACGGCCTACGGCCCCCGGCGCCTCAGGGCATCGCGGACCTTCATCGCCGTTGTCTGCCTCCTCATGGGCATCTACATGATGGTGAAGCTGCTGCTCTACTCGGAGGTGCGGAGGACCATCAGGGACCCCTGGTTCTGGGGGCTCTTTGCCTGGACCTATGTGGCACTGGCAGCCACCTTcgggctgtggcagctgctggcctgTGTCACCTCCTCCCGTGAAGCGCTAGGGCCCAGCTCTGAGTCCCGGGCCGAGGTGGAGGAGAGCTGCGATGGGGGTACCCCGCGGGACAAGcgggaggaggcagcaggtcCCACCATCCATAAACTGCTGTCCTACACCAAGCCAGATGCCATCTTCCTGGGCATTgcatccttcttcctcctcGTGGCTGCACTGG GAGAGACCTTCCTGCCCTACTACACGGGGCTGGCCATTGATGGCATCGTGGTGCAGAAGAGCATGGACCGCTTCTCCACGGCAGTGCTGGTCATGTCGCTGCTCGCCATAGGAAG CTCATTTGCCGCAGGTATCCGGGGCGGCGTTTTTACGCTCATATTTGCAAGACTGAACATTCGCCTTCGCAACTGCCTCTTCAGGTCGCTGGTGGCTCAGGAGATGAGTTTCTTTGATGAGAATCGCACAG GGGATGTCATCTCCCGCCTGACATCGGACACGACCATTGTGAGCGACCTGGTCTCCCAGAACATCAACATCTTCCTGCGTAATGTGGTGAAAGCCACGGGCGTGATCTTCTTCATGTTCAGCCTCTCCTGGAAGCTCTCTCTCGTCACTTTCATGGGTTTCCCCATCATCATGCTGGTGTCTGATGTCTATGGGAAGTACTACAAG AAGCTCTCCAAGGATGTGCAGAACGCCCTGGCCAAGGCAAACAACACTGCCGAGGAGACCATCTCCGCCATGAAGACTGTCCGCAGTTTTGCCAATGAGGAGGCGGAGGCGAACGTGTActggcagaagctgcagcaggtgtACAAACTCAACAAGCGGGAGGCCATGGCTTACACCTACTATGTCTGGTCCAGTGGG CTGACCCTCCTGGTGGTCCAGGTCAGCATCCTTTACTATGGTGGGCACCTCGTGATCTCAGGGCAGATGACAAGTGGAAACCTGATATCCTTCATCATTTACGAGTTTGTCTTAGGAGACTGCATGGAG TCTGTCGGCTCTGTCTACAGCGGCTTGATGCAGGGAGTGGGAGCTGCTGAGAAGGTGTTTGAGTTCATTGACCGCAAGCCAACGATGGTGAATGATGGGACCCTGGCTCCAGACCACGTGGATGGGAAGGTGGAGTTCAGGAACGTGACGTTTTCCTACCGCACTCGCTCTGCAACACAGGTCCTCCAG AATGTGTCCTTCACCCTGCACCCCGGCAAAGTGACAGCGCTGGTGGGTCCTTCAGGGAGCGGGAAGAGCTCCTGTGTCAACATCCTGGAGAACTTCTACCCTCTGCAAGACGGGCAGGTGCTGCTGGACGGGCGTCCTATTAACAT
- the OGFOD2 gene encoding 2-oxoglutarate and iron-dependent oxygenase domain-containing protein 2, translating into MSAGRPFLTCACFFSDNIFVGRYGLHVRYRDEAQLRREHGRALRERGCRSEEAFGAVLREIEAEVQRRKQWIHQSVERKAIISECYKRKHPEVYILQDSFLAPGFLEIVRYCTSPDAHLHGLLHFLESFSDKRIYRLPVFTEEFCQAFVNELENFEQSDMPKGRPNTMNNYGVLLNELGMDETFITPLREKYLQPITALLYPDLGGTCLDSHKAFVVKYSLHEDLDLSSHYDNAEVTLNVSLGKDFTEGNLYFGDFRQDPTPVPKYIEIEHVGTQGLLHRGGQIHGALPIASGERWNLIIWMRSSAIRNQLCPMCNKKPELVEAEGFGDGFTETLEDDVPETVNLCSLW; encoded by the exons ATGTCCGCGGGCCGCCCGTTCCTGACCTGCGCCTGCTTCTTTTCGGACAACATCTTCGTGGGGCGCTACGGGCTGCACGTCCGGTACCGGGACGAGGCGCAGCTCCGCCGCGAGCACGGGCGG GCGctgcgggagcggggctgccggAGCGAGGAGGCGTTCGGGGCCGTGTTGCGGGAG ATTGAGGCAGAAgtgcagaggagaaaacagtGGATCCATCAGTCAGTGGAACGCAAAGCCATCATCTCAGAGTGCTACAAACGAAAGCACCCAGAAGTGTACATTCTGCAG GATTCATTCCTGGCCCCAGGCTTTCTAGAAATCGTGAGATACTGCACGTCGCCGGACGCTCACCTCCATGGCCTCCTGCACTTCCTCGAGTCCTTCTCag ATAAGAGGATCTATCGGCTCCCAGTGTTCACAGAGGAGTTCTGCCAAGCATTTGTGAATGAGCTGGAGAACTTTGAGCAGTCGGATATGCCTAAAGGCAGGCCCAACACTATGAATAACTATGGG GTTTTGCTAAATGAGCTTGGGATGGATGAAACTTTCATCACACCCCTACGCGAAAAATACCTGCAGCCCATAACGGCACTGCTTTATCCCGACTTGGGGGGCACTTGTCTGGACAGCCATAAAGCATTCGTTGTTAAGTACTCGCTCCATGAAGACCTGGATTTGAGCTCTCACTATGACAATGCGGAAGTCACCTTAAATGTTTCACTGGGAAAAGACTTCACCGAAGGCAACTTGTACTTTGGGGATTTCAGGCAG GATCCTACCCCTGTGCCAAAGTACATAGAGATCGAGCACGTGGGAACCCAGGGGCTGTTACACCGAGGAGGGCAGATCCACGGGGCACTTCCCATTGCCTCTGGGGAACGCTGGAACCTCATTATTTGGATGAGATCATCTGCCATCCGCAACCAGCTCTGCCCCATGTGCAACAAGAAACCTGAGCTGGTGGAAGCAGAGGGGTTCGGAGACGGGTTCACAGAAACCCTCGAAGATGATGTGCCCGAGACTGTGAATCTCTGCTCCTTGTGGTAG
- the ARL6IP4 gene encoding ADP-ribosylation factor-like protein 6-interacting protein 4 has protein sequence MAHSQARKRSRSRSKSNSRSRQERREKKRRKSSKDSQQGSSSPPRKQTSGSHRHKSSSVAAGEEKKKKGKDKKKRKASPSSSETASSSSGSSSSSSSSSSSGDSSDSDSKTKKSRHSKKKQAKEKDKKKKKKKNKKKKIKKKSKKKSKEKAKEKKAKGEAVPGPSLEQWQKESLVDTGPVLTDEQKSRIQAMKPMTKEEWDTRQSVIRRVVDPETGRTRLIKGDGEVLEEIVSKERHKEINKQATRGDGLAFQVRTGMLQ, from the exons ATGGCCCACAGCCAGGCTCGGAAGCGGTCACGaagcaggagcaaaagcaattcTCGGAGCAgacaggagaggagggagaagaaaaggaggaagagcagcaaggactcacagcagggcagcagctcccctccGAGGAAGCAGACCTCTGGGTCTCACAGACACAAGTCGAGCTCggtggcagctggggaag agaagaagaagaaaggaaaggacaaaaagaagaggaaggcaaGTCCCTCCTCCTCTGAGACAGCATCTTCATCCAGCGGCTCCTcgtcttcctcttcctccagctcctcttctGGTGACTCCAGTGACAGCGACTCCAAAACAAAGAAGAGTCgacacagcaaaaaaaagcaagcaaaagagaaagacaaaaagaagaagaagaagaagaacaagaagaagaaaataaagaagaaatcaaaaaagAAGTCAAAGGAAAAGGCTAAGGAGAAGAAAGCCAAGGGAGAAGCAGTGCCCGGCCCCTCGCTGGAGCAGTGGCAGAAGGAGTCGCTGGTGGACACCGGCCCAG TTCTGACAGACGAACAAAAATCGCGAATCCAGGCTATGAAGCCAATGACAAAGGAAGAATGGGACACAAGGCAGAGTGTCATAAGGAGAGTTGTGGATCCCGAAACAGGGAGAACCAG GCTTATTAAGGGCGATGGAGAAGTACTAGAAGAAATCGTCAGCAAGGAGAGACACAAGGAGATAAACAAG caAGCCACCCGGGGGGACGGGCTGGCCTTCCAGGTGCGgacagggatgctgcagtga